One genomic window of Solanum dulcamara chromosome 12, daSolDulc1.2, whole genome shotgun sequence includes the following:
- the LOC129875649 gene encoding F-box protein PP2-B3-like, translating into MNSSNFIAPMNYFERLPEGCIFEIISKTTPADAVRSIILSKEFKFVKESDEIWGRFLPPDYQEIIDRSELPPVCNTKKEFFFNLCDSPILLDGGKQSFFLDKHSGNKCFMVAPTDLIISESDDEYSWQWNERPDSRFSTIADMDEEGLPFVRFLDNASREQYYNFR; encoded by the exons ATGAATTCTTCCAACTTCATTGCTCCAATGAATTATTTTGAAAGGTTGCCAGAAGGTTgcatatttgaaataatttcaaaaacaaCTCCAGCAGATGCAGTAAGatcaataattttatcaaaagaaTTCAAATTTGTTAAAGAATCTGATGAAATTTGGGGAAGATTTTTGCCCCCCGATTATCAAGAAATAATTGATAGATCTGAGCTTCCTCCTGTTTGCAACACCAAAAAGGAGTTCTTTTTCAATTTGTGTGATTCTCCAATTCTACTTGATGGAGGTAAACAG AGTTTTTTTCTTGATAAGCATAGTGGAAACAAGTGTTTTATGGTAGCACCAACTGATCTTATAATTTCGGAGAGTGATGACGAATACTCTTGGCAATGGAATGAACGCCCTGATTCCag GTTTTCAACAATTGCCGACATGGACGAGGAAGGTCTGCCTTTTGTGAGGTTTCTCGATAATGCTAGTCGAGAACAATATTACAACTTTCGATGA